A stretch of the Malus sylvestris chromosome 10, drMalSylv7.2, whole genome shotgun sequence genome encodes the following:
- the LOC126586810 gene encoding probable amidase At4g34880 isoform X1, whose protein sequence is MAAGDDFPLTGGVSLGTQATTVHGFSIKEATIDDLQIAFEHNQLTSRQLVQFYLSEISSLNPFLKAVIEVNPDALDLADKADYERKTKAPSATLSKLHGIPILVKDNIATKDKLNTTAGSYALVGSVVPRDAGVVTKLRNAGAIILGKASLSEWSNWRSNCAPNGWSARGGLGRNPYNIEVTPSGSSSGSAISVAANLAAVALGTETDGSILSPSSFNSVVGMKPTVGLTSRAGVVPISSRQDSVGPICRTVSDAAYVLDVIAGIDINDIATTEALQYIPDGGYAQFLKLDGLKGKRLGILRKFYDLNDTFLTQTFEQHVNTLRKGGAAVVDNLKMAHEVNFRASGEHAALSFEFKVSLNRYLNDLVDSPVRSLADVIAFNRKNLKLEKIDEYGQELFEASEKTNGIGEKEQKLLSKLATLSRDGFEKFMTDNRLDALVTYSSSASSILAIGGFPGIVVPAGYHDTENYPFGICFGGLKGSEPTLIEVAYAFEKATKIRKPPPLDQLISSTATPTAPDQVESATSTIAAATERLGLAAQEHPQGSLLQETGQI, encoded by the exons ATGGCAGCTGGGGATGACTTTCCCTTGACGGGTGGAG TGTCGCTCGGGACACAAGCAACTACAGTCCATGGATTCTCAATCAAGGAAGCCACCATAGACGATCTCCAAATCGCTTTTGAGCACAACCAACTCACCTCAAGGCAACTTGTCCAATTTTACCTTTCTGAAATCAGTAGCCTCAACCCTTTCCTTAAGGCGGTCATAGAAGTGAACCCGGATGCGCTTGACCTTGCTGACAAGGCTGACTATGAGCGCAAGACTAAGGCGCCGTCCGCAACACTCTCCAAGTTACATGGCATTCCCATTCTTGTCAAGGACAACATTGCAACCAAGGACAAGTTGAACACCACAGCTGGCTCTTATGCTTTGGTTGGCTCAGTTGTGCCGCGTGATGCGGGTGTTGTCACCAAGCTGAGGAATGCCGGAGCTATCATACTGGGAAAGGCCAGCTTGAGCGAGTGGTCGAATTGGAGGTCCAATTGTGCTCCTAACGGTTGGAGTGCCAGAGGCGGCCTAGGGCGG AATCCTTACAATATTGAGGTGACGCCTAGTGGCTCAAGCAGCGGGTCAGCAATATCGGTGGCAGCAAATCTGGCAGCAGTGGCACTGGGGACTGAGACAGATGGGTCAATTTTAAGTCCGTCCAGTTTTAACTCAGTAGTTGGCATGAAACCAACAGTCGGTCTTACTAGTCGAGCAGGGGTTGTCCCAATCTCCTCAAGACAGGACTCAGTTGG GCCCATTTGCAGGACAGTATCAGATGCTGCTTATGTTCTTGATGTAATCGCAGGCATTGACATCAACGATATTGCAACAACTGAGGCATTGCAGTACATCCCTGATGGTGGCTACGCACAGTTTCTCAAACTTGATGGACTTAAAGGAAAGAGATTGGGGATATTGAGAAAATTCTATGACTTAAATGATACTTTCTTGACCCAAACTTTTGAACAACATGTCAACACATTGAG GAAAGGAGGTGCTGCTGTGGTAGACAATTTGAAAATGGCTCATGAGGTCAATTTCCGTGCAAGTGGCGAACACGCTGCGTTGTCATTTGAGTTCAAAGTATCCTTAAACAGATACCTTAATGACTTGGTGGATTCCCCGGTGCGATCCTTGGCAGACGTGATTGCCTTCAACAGGAAGAACTTGAAACTG GAAAAAATCGATGAATACGGACAAGAGCTCTTCGAAGCATCCGAGAAGACTAATGGAATAGGGGAAAAAGAGCAGAAACTGTTGTCAAAGTTAGCGACACTGTCGAGAGATGGATTTGAGAAGTTCATGACAGATAACAGACTAGATGCCTTGGTGACCTATTCTAGCAGTGCGTCTTCTATCCTTGCAATTGGTGGTTTCCCGGGCATTGTTGTGCCAGCGGGATATCATGACACTGAAAACTACCCTTTTGGCATTTGCTTTGGGGGACTAAAGGGCTCGGAGCCAACGTTGATTGAGGTCGCGTATGCATTTGAGAAAGCAACTAAGATCAGGAAGCCTCCGCCTCTAGACCAACTTATCTCAAGTACCGCCACTCCTACTGCTCCCGATCAAGTTGAGTCCGCGACATCCACCATCGCTGCAGCCACAGAAAGACTCGGCCTAGCCGCTCAAGAGCACCCCCAAGGAAGTCTCTTGCAAGAAACTGGTCAAATATAA
- the LOC126586810 gene encoding probable amidase At4g34880 isoform X3: protein MAAGDDFPLTGGVHGFSIKEATIDDLQIAFEHNQLTSRQLVQFYLSEISSLNPFLKAVIEVNPDALDLADKADYERKTKAPSATLSKLHGIPILVKDNIATKDKLNTTAGSYALVGSVVPRDAGVVTKLRNAGAIILGKASLSEWSNWRSNCAPNGWSARGGLGRNPYNIEVTPSGSSSGSAISVAANLAAVALGTETDGSILSPSSFNSVVGMKPTVGLTSRAGVVPISSRQDSVGPICRTVSDAAYVLDVIAGIDINDIATTEALQYIPDGGYAQFLKLDGLKGKRLGILRKFYDLNDTFLTQTFEQHVNTLRKGGAAVVDNLKMAHEVNFRASGEHAALSFEFKVSLNRYLNDLVDSPVRSLADVIAFNRKNLKLEKIDEYGQELFEASEKTNGIGEKEQKLLSKLATLSRDGFEKFMTDNRLDALVTYSSSASSILAIGGFPGIVVPAGYHDTENYPFGICFGGLKGSEPTLIEVAYAFEKATKIRKPPPLDQLISSTATPTAPDQVESATSTIAAATERLGLAAQEHPQGSLLQETGQI, encoded by the exons ATGGCAGCTGGGGATGACTTTCCCTTGACGGGTGGAG TCCATGGATTCTCAATCAAGGAAGCCACCATAGACGATCTCCAAATCGCTTTTGAGCACAACCAACTCACCTCAAGGCAACTTGTCCAATTTTACCTTTCTGAAATCAGTAGCCTCAACCCTTTCCTTAAGGCGGTCATAGAAGTGAACCCGGATGCGCTTGACCTTGCTGACAAGGCTGACTATGAGCGCAAGACTAAGGCGCCGTCCGCAACACTCTCCAAGTTACATGGCATTCCCATTCTTGTCAAGGACAACATTGCAACCAAGGACAAGTTGAACACCACAGCTGGCTCTTATGCTTTGGTTGGCTCAGTTGTGCCGCGTGATGCGGGTGTTGTCACCAAGCTGAGGAATGCCGGAGCTATCATACTGGGAAAGGCCAGCTTGAGCGAGTGGTCGAATTGGAGGTCCAATTGTGCTCCTAACGGTTGGAGTGCCAGAGGCGGCCTAGGGCGG AATCCTTACAATATTGAGGTGACGCCTAGTGGCTCAAGCAGCGGGTCAGCAATATCGGTGGCAGCAAATCTGGCAGCAGTGGCACTGGGGACTGAGACAGATGGGTCAATTTTAAGTCCGTCCAGTTTTAACTCAGTAGTTGGCATGAAACCAACAGTCGGTCTTACTAGTCGAGCAGGGGTTGTCCCAATCTCCTCAAGACAGGACTCAGTTGG GCCCATTTGCAGGACAGTATCAGATGCTGCTTATGTTCTTGATGTAATCGCAGGCATTGACATCAACGATATTGCAACAACTGAGGCATTGCAGTACATCCCTGATGGTGGCTACGCACAGTTTCTCAAACTTGATGGACTTAAAGGAAAGAGATTGGGGATATTGAGAAAATTCTATGACTTAAATGATACTTTCTTGACCCAAACTTTTGAACAACATGTCAACACATTGAG GAAAGGAGGTGCTGCTGTGGTAGACAATTTGAAAATGGCTCATGAGGTCAATTTCCGTGCAAGTGGCGAACACGCTGCGTTGTCATTTGAGTTCAAAGTATCCTTAAACAGATACCTTAATGACTTGGTGGATTCCCCGGTGCGATCCTTGGCAGACGTGATTGCCTTCAACAGGAAGAACTTGAAACTG GAAAAAATCGATGAATACGGACAAGAGCTCTTCGAAGCATCCGAGAAGACTAATGGAATAGGGGAAAAAGAGCAGAAACTGTTGTCAAAGTTAGCGACACTGTCGAGAGATGGATTTGAGAAGTTCATGACAGATAACAGACTAGATGCCTTGGTGACCTATTCTAGCAGTGCGTCTTCTATCCTTGCAATTGGTGGTTTCCCGGGCATTGTTGTGCCAGCGGGATATCATGACACTGAAAACTACCCTTTTGGCATTTGCTTTGGGGGACTAAAGGGCTCGGAGCCAACGTTGATTGAGGTCGCGTATGCATTTGAGAAAGCAACTAAGATCAGGAAGCCTCCGCCTCTAGACCAACTTATCTCAAGTACCGCCACTCCTACTGCTCCCGATCAAGTTGAGTCCGCGACATCCACCATCGCTGCAGCCACAGAAAGACTCGGCCTAGCCGCTCAAGAGCACCCCCAAGGAAGTCTCTTGCAAGAAACTGGTCAAATATAA
- the LOC126586809 gene encoding probable amidase At4g34880, whose translation MATTNSRQRLFSLLSFLILILQSKISSGSETPIEESTIDDLQIAFKLKTLTSRQLVQFYLDRIQTLNSHLRGVLEVNPDALSQADSADEQRRKWESNPSARTRALPKLHGIPILLKDNIGTKDKLNTTVGSFALLGSKVPRDAGVVAKLRSSGAVILGKGSLSEWSYIRSFSAPYGRSARGGQGVNPYNSSLEVCGSSSGPAISVSANMVAVALGTETDSSILCPSSYNSVVGFKPTVGLTSRAGVIPVSPRQDTVGPICRTVADAVHVLDAIVGIDSNDIATHEASQYIPVGGYGQFLKANGLQGKRLGIVSRLFHEVKDDCFLNQTFEQHFTTLRKQGAVLVGNLEIANIEDILDLSLSGEFVAMLAEFKMALNPYLSELVESPVRTLRDVIAFNKNNSVLEKMNEYGQDLLEAAEKTNGIGAQEQEILSNLARLSRDGFEKLMKDENLDALVTYSNSAHSILGIGGFPGIVVPAGYHNVDKYPFGICFGGLKGSEPKLIEVAYAFEQATKIRKPPPVGSRGQLLSTTATPTPEVESSIPTIAAATKRPVLVTQENLKESACMTAVDMNFSRRILGAVLIRISLIMPLIVHEL comes from the exons ATGGCTACCACCAATTCAAGGCAGAGacttttctctctcctctcgtTTCTTATTCTAATTCTTCAATCCAAAATCTCATCTGGGTCCGAAACCCCAATTGAAGAATCCACCATTGACGACCTCCAGATCGCTTTCAAGCTCAAGACTCTGACTTCACGGCAACTGGTTCAGTTCTACCTGGACAGAATCCAAACCCTCAACAGCCACCTTAGAGGGGTCCTGGAGGTGAACCCAGATGCGCTTTCCCAGGCCGATTCCGCCGACGAACAACGCCGGAAATGGGAATCGAACCCATCAGCCAGAACCAGAGCACTGCCGAAGCTGCACGGGATTCCCATTTTGCTCAAGGACAACATTGGCACCAAGGACAAACTTAACACCACCGTCGGCTCCTTTGCGCTGTTGGGTTCCAAAGTTCCGAGGGATGCCGGGGTTGTGGCGAAGCTGAGGAGCTCTGGGGCTGTGATTCTGGGGAAGGGTAGCTTGAGCGAGTGGTCGTATATCCGGTCGTTTTCCGCGCCGTACGGACGGAGTGCCAGAGGCGGCCAGGGTGTG AATCCTTATAATTCATCGCTGGAAGTTTGTGGATCAAGTAGTGGACCGGCAATATCTGTATCTGCAAATATGGTAGCTGTGGCTTTAGGGACAGAGACTGACAGCTCCATCTTATGTCCGTCCAGTTATAACTCGGTAGTAGGCTTCAAGCCAACCGTTGGTCTCACTAGTCGAGCTGGAGTCATCCCAGTGAGTCCGAGACAGGACACAGTTGG GCCAATTTGTAGAACAGTGGCTGATGCTGTTCATGTCCTGGATGCCATTGTCGGTATTGATAGCAACGATATCGCAACGCATGAAGCATCGCAGTACATCCCGGTGGGTGGCTATGGACAGTTTCTCAAGGCTAATGGTCTCCAAGGAAAGAGATTGGGGATAGTAAGTCGCTTGTTTCATGAAGTCAAGGATGATTGTTTCTTGAATCAAACTTTTGAGCAGCACTTTACCACACTGAG GAAACAAGGTGCAGTTTTGGTTGGAAATCTTGAGATAGCCAACATTGAAGATATTCTCGATTTATCTTTGAGTGGTGAATTTGTAGCAATGTTAGCGGAATTCAAAATGGCCTTGAACCCATACCTAAGTGAACTAGTTGAATCTCCGGTGAGAACCTTGAGAGATGTGATAGCATTCAACAAGAACAACTCAGTTTTG GAAAAGATGAATGAATATGGACAAGATCTCTTAGAAGCTGCTGAGAAGACTAACGGTATAGGAGCACAAGAGCAAGAAATATTGTCAAATTTAGCAAGACTGTCCAGAGATGGATTTGAGAAGTTGATGAAAGATGAGAACCTAGATGCGCTGGTGACTTATTCCAACTCTGCTCATTCAATCCTTGGAATTGGTGGTTTTCCAGGCATTGTTGTGCCGGCAGGATATCATAATGTTGACAAGTACCCTTTCGGCATTTGCTTTGGGGGACTAAAGGGTTCGGAGCCAAAGCTGATTGAGGTTGCGTATGCATTTGAGCAAGCAACTAAGATCAGAAAGCCTCCGCCTGTTGGTTCTCGAGGCCAACTCCTCTCTACCACCGCTACTCCCACTCCTGAAGTTGAGTCATCAATACCCACCATTGCTGCAGCCACAAAAAGACCCGTCCTAGTCACTCAAGAGAACCTCAAGGAAAGCGCTTGCATGACAGCagtcgacatgaatttttctagaAGGATACTTGGGGCAGTTTTAATAAGAATCAGTTTAATTATGCCGCTAATTGTCCATGAGCTCTAA
- the LOC126586813 gene encoding probable amidase At4g34880 produces MEKPNLHHFSSLLLVFLFTLSLGTRTTAGRKFSIREATIDDLQLAFKHNLLTSRQLVQFYLGEIKRLNPFLRAVIEVNPDALYLADKADYERKTKAPSASHSKLHGIPILVKDNIATKDKLNTTAGSYALLGSVVPRDAGVVTKLRNAGAIILGKASLSEWSHWRSNGAPSGWSARGGQGVNPYNSRATPCGSSSGSAISAAANLATVTLGTETDGSILCPSSYNSVVGIKPTNGLTSRAGVVPISLRQDTVGPICRTVSDAAYVLDVIAGIDQNDVATTKASRYIPKGGYAQFLRRDGLRGKRIGIVRALFNISGQTSSTPIYEKHFNTLRKGGAVLVDNLKIRHFDEIYSDGSSETTALSAEFKIYINTYLKKLVASPVRSLADLIAFNNKNAKLEKVKEYGQGLFLEAEATNGIGSAEKAALLNLARFAKDDYVNLVTKNKLDAVVAPLAQVSPLLAISGSPGVVVPAGYDDGVPVGLSFGGLRGWEPKLIEMAYGFEQATKIRKPPSLTKLKF; encoded by the exons ATGGAGAAACCAAACCTCCATCACTTCTCATCCTTACTTCTGGTTTTTCTGTTTACATTGTCGCTTGGGACTCGGACAACGGCGGGCCGGAAATTCTCGATCAGGGAAGCCACCATTGACGATCTCCAACTCGCTTTCAAGCACAACCTACTCACCTCAAGGCAACTTGTCCAGTTCTACCTTGGAGAAATCAAAAGACTCAACCCTTTCCTTAGGGCGGTCATAGAAGTGAACCCGGACGCGCTTTACTTGGCTGACAAGGCGGATTATGAACGCAAGACTAAGGCGCCGTCCGCGTCACACTCTAAGTTACATGGGATTCCTATTCTGGTCAAGGACAACATTGCTACCAAGGACAAGTTGAACACCACAGCTGGCTCGTATGCTCTGCTTGGCTCGGTTGTTCCTCGTGATGCGGGTGTTGTCACCAAGCTGAGGAATGCCGGGGCTATTATACTGGGAAAGGCCAGCCTGAGTGAGTGGTCCCATTGGAGGTCCAACGGTGCACCTTCCGGTTGGAGTGCCAGAGGTGGCCAAGGGGTG AACCCTTACAATTCTCGTGCAACACCTTGCGGCTCAAGTAGCGGTTCAGCAATATCAGCGGCAGCAAATCTGGCAACAGTGACACTCGGGACTGAAACAGATGGATCAATTTTATGTCCATCCAGTTATAACTCAGTCGTGGGCATCAAACCAACAAACGGTCTTACTAGTCGAGCAGGGGTAGTCCCAATCTCCCTAAGACAGGACACAGTTGG GCCAATTTGTAGGACAGTATCAGATGCTGCTTATGTTCTTGATGTCATTGCAGGCATCGACCAGAACGATGTTGCAACGACTAAGGCATCGAGGTACATTCCCAAGGGTGGCTACGCACAGTTCCTCAGGCGTGATGGGCTTAGAGGAAAGCGAATAGGGATAGTGAGAGCCTTATTTAACATCTCCGGCCAAACTTCGTCGACTCCAATttatgaaaaacacttcaaCACGCTGag gAAAGGTGGTGCTGTTTTGGTGGACAATTTGAAAATACGACATTTTGATGAAATCTATTCCGATGGAAGTAGTGAAACTACTGCACTGTCAGCTGAgttcaaaatatatataaacacatacCTTAAGAAGTTGGTGGCTTCGCCAGTCCGATCCTTGGCAGATTTGATAGCCTTTAACAATAAAAACGCTAAATTG GAGAAGGTGAAGGAGTATGGCCAAGGCCTATTTTTAGAAGCTGAAGCAACAAATGGAATAGGAAGTGCAGAGAAGGCAGCATTGTTAAATTTGGCAAGATTTGCGAAGGATGACTACGTGAATTTAGTGACGAAGAACAAGCTAGATGCCGTGGTGGCTCCTCTTGCACAAGTGTCGCCGTTGCTAGCGATTAGCGGCTCCCCGGGTGTGGTTGTCCCAGCAGGATATGATGATGGGGTACCAGTTGGCCTTTCCTTTGGGGGGCTGAGGGGTTGGGAGCCAAAGCTAATTGAAATGGCATATGGCTTTGAGCAAGCAACTAAGATTAGGAAGCCTCCTTCACTTACAAAGTTGAAGTTTTAG
- the LOC126586810 gene encoding probable amidase At4g34880 isoform X2: MAAGDDFPLTGGATTVHGFSIKEATIDDLQIAFEHNQLTSRQLVQFYLSEISSLNPFLKAVIEVNPDALDLADKADYERKTKAPSATLSKLHGIPILVKDNIATKDKLNTTAGSYALVGSVVPRDAGVVTKLRNAGAIILGKASLSEWSNWRSNCAPNGWSARGGLGRNPYNIEVTPSGSSSGSAISVAANLAAVALGTETDGSILSPSSFNSVVGMKPTVGLTSRAGVVPISSRQDSVGPICRTVSDAAYVLDVIAGIDINDIATTEALQYIPDGGYAQFLKLDGLKGKRLGILRKFYDLNDTFLTQTFEQHVNTLRKGGAAVVDNLKMAHEVNFRASGEHAALSFEFKVSLNRYLNDLVDSPVRSLADVIAFNRKNLKLEKIDEYGQELFEASEKTNGIGEKEQKLLSKLATLSRDGFEKFMTDNRLDALVTYSSSASSILAIGGFPGIVVPAGYHDTENYPFGICFGGLKGSEPTLIEVAYAFEKATKIRKPPPLDQLISSTATPTAPDQVESATSTIAAATERLGLAAQEHPQGSLLQETGQI, translated from the exons ATGGCAGCTGGGGATGACTTTCCCTTGACGGGTGGAG CAACTACAGTCCATGGATTCTCAATCAAGGAAGCCACCATAGACGATCTCCAAATCGCTTTTGAGCACAACCAACTCACCTCAAGGCAACTTGTCCAATTTTACCTTTCTGAAATCAGTAGCCTCAACCCTTTCCTTAAGGCGGTCATAGAAGTGAACCCGGATGCGCTTGACCTTGCTGACAAGGCTGACTATGAGCGCAAGACTAAGGCGCCGTCCGCAACACTCTCCAAGTTACATGGCATTCCCATTCTTGTCAAGGACAACATTGCAACCAAGGACAAGTTGAACACCACAGCTGGCTCTTATGCTTTGGTTGGCTCAGTTGTGCCGCGTGATGCGGGTGTTGTCACCAAGCTGAGGAATGCCGGAGCTATCATACTGGGAAAGGCCAGCTTGAGCGAGTGGTCGAATTGGAGGTCCAATTGTGCTCCTAACGGTTGGAGTGCCAGAGGCGGCCTAGGGCGG AATCCTTACAATATTGAGGTGACGCCTAGTGGCTCAAGCAGCGGGTCAGCAATATCGGTGGCAGCAAATCTGGCAGCAGTGGCACTGGGGACTGAGACAGATGGGTCAATTTTAAGTCCGTCCAGTTTTAACTCAGTAGTTGGCATGAAACCAACAGTCGGTCTTACTAGTCGAGCAGGGGTTGTCCCAATCTCCTCAAGACAGGACTCAGTTGG GCCCATTTGCAGGACAGTATCAGATGCTGCTTATGTTCTTGATGTAATCGCAGGCATTGACATCAACGATATTGCAACAACTGAGGCATTGCAGTACATCCCTGATGGTGGCTACGCACAGTTTCTCAAACTTGATGGACTTAAAGGAAAGAGATTGGGGATATTGAGAAAATTCTATGACTTAAATGATACTTTCTTGACCCAAACTTTTGAACAACATGTCAACACATTGAG GAAAGGAGGTGCTGCTGTGGTAGACAATTTGAAAATGGCTCATGAGGTCAATTTCCGTGCAAGTGGCGAACACGCTGCGTTGTCATTTGAGTTCAAAGTATCCTTAAACAGATACCTTAATGACTTGGTGGATTCCCCGGTGCGATCCTTGGCAGACGTGATTGCCTTCAACAGGAAGAACTTGAAACTG GAAAAAATCGATGAATACGGACAAGAGCTCTTCGAAGCATCCGAGAAGACTAATGGAATAGGGGAAAAAGAGCAGAAACTGTTGTCAAAGTTAGCGACACTGTCGAGAGATGGATTTGAGAAGTTCATGACAGATAACAGACTAGATGCCTTGGTGACCTATTCTAGCAGTGCGTCTTCTATCCTTGCAATTGGTGGTTTCCCGGGCATTGTTGTGCCAGCGGGATATCATGACACTGAAAACTACCCTTTTGGCATTTGCTTTGGGGGACTAAAGGGCTCGGAGCCAACGTTGATTGAGGTCGCGTATGCATTTGAGAAAGCAACTAAGATCAGGAAGCCTCCGCCTCTAGACCAACTTATCTCAAGTACCGCCACTCCTACTGCTCCCGATCAAGTTGAGTCCGCGACATCCACCATCGCTGCAGCCACAGAAAGACTCGGCCTAGCCGCTCAAGAGCACCCCCAAGGAAGTCTCTTGCAAGAAACTGGTCAAATATAA